The genomic segment CACTACCCAAATGATATACCGACAGAGGCGCCATGTTTCAACTATTCTCAAAGTAGCGACAAACATTGCTTTCAAACGATGTCCATCCCAACAAGtgcactttttttaaaaaaattaattctgtatttttttttataaagttgTACAACTTTATAAAGGAAAAGTTCATAGTCACTTTTTAAAGTATTTGCAAACACTATATTAGAAGAATTTAAATTGTATTGTCACCGTTGATAATCATTGCACACTCAATCTCACCATTGGTACAAGCAGTATCACATGTTCAATCTCATATATTGCAAAAAGTAAACTATTTGGGAGGAAAATTGTCGGAAAACAATAATTGCTCGTACCAAAATAGcatttgaaaaattatatttggactgctatatggttaAAAGATATGTGGTGGACTGATActattaattataaattttattaaaacgaTAAACACTCGATCTTGTAATTTAATTGTTATATATATGGTTAAAAAATACGAGGTAGATTGATACTCATAAACTTTAGATTTTGTTAAAATGGTGAATTGCTGAgcttataatttaatttatatatatatgttatattattttaaatattttacatgaaaatttacaaaaataaagCCACACTCAACAAGTTTtctataaaatcatataaactcCACCGTCTACTTTGCTACAAACAAAATGCCCTTCCCACTGAAATAATTTCCCAGCCAGAGACTGAAAGGGTGTTAGCCGCTGTCATCATTCTGGGCCTGCCCCACACTCTACAATTTCTATACAAAGAGAAGTAATGTCCAGAAGTTGGTCCAATGAGCCAATAAATCCGCTGTGATCCATCACCACCTCCCTTCATGATGGCGACTTCCCGTCGGATTCTCCCATACGAAGCCAAACACCTCAGTGCAGTACATTTTTTTCGCGGGTCTTTTCTCTTTCTACAGGTACCCGTCGGAGAAAACTTTTCGTTATTTTGTAGTATCCAAGAACAAGTTTCATGCCATTCCAAGAAAATTTCTCGCTCTCTCTGACCCTCTTGCACTCTGCTAATCCTTTCTCTGAGTGTGAGTGCGTTTCTTTATCCTTTGCTGtatgatttttttctttttgtttggtCCTTTTGATCCAAATATGAAATGTTTTTGTTAATGGTGTTATCGGGTTCCGCATTTCATGGAGTATCTTCCTTTTTTTGGCTTGGCGTTGGTCTTGTCTCTTGGAGGTTGGTTTGGTGATGTTTCTTGattttcttggagttattttgAGTTCTTGCATTGATTTGTAGCTCAGATTGTTGTAAATTTGGAGCTTTTATTGCTGCGATTGAGCTTTTGATTGTTTGGATCTGTGTGTTCTTTTGATGGTGATGTGAATTCTTGCTATATTGATTTGCACAGTTTTGTCgagatattttttattttcaagattttgaaCTTCTTGGATTTAGGTGGTTTTTGGGTGGATCTTGTCCAACAATTCTATGCATTAAGGATTTAGGATTTGAAATAATGGATCAAGTCAAATTTGATTTTGAAGTTCCCATTCACTAGATATCATGAAGCTTATTACATTGTGTGATATGGTTCCTGAAACGAAGTTTGTGATTTGCTGGATCAATGACTAAAGATTCTCGCATCTATTAATTCTTTCACGTTTTAGTTGCCGAATCCTTGCCTCAAGTGTCTCACATTTTGGTCACAAATTGATTTGATTGTCTCTTAACTTTAATTTCTAAAAGTTAAGTGGTAACGCTGAATTATTTAGCTTTTTAAGAATAATGTGTAGTTTATTTGGCAGTAGGGTAATCCATCATGTTGTGTCTTGAGGAGTTTACAATGTTAAGTTTGAATGTAGTTTGCTTTTCTCAGGAAGAAGAGTAGGCACTCTTGAAGCCCTCTATAAGTTGCAAGTCTCACAAAAGACAGCTCTTTAGATGTACTGATATGTCTTACAATGGCATTCAGCAACAACAAAAAAGCCTGAAACCGTCGCCTCAGGATAGGGGACATGATTTAGATCAGCGAAAAATTATGATACAAGAACCCTTGAGTGTGGTTAAGGAGAAGACCCCTTCATTGCCCAGGACAGGAAAGAGATTGCAGGTTCAAGAGAAACACAAGTTGGAACATCCATTTGGCCAACCTTATCTTGACCCGAGTTGCTTGTTGAAACAGAAAGCAAGCGATGAGCATGTGATCCAATATAAATCTTCAGAGAATATGGCACATAATAATGACGAACTTGTTAAGAACATGTTGAATTTACCTGGTTTTCTCCAGCGAGAAGAGAAGAAAAAGAACATTCAAGAGAAGGCGTTGAATTTTGGAGTTCTTGACTGGGAGAGTTTGGAGAAATGGAAGTTTAATGAACGTATGCCTGGGAAATATATCAGGAAAACATCATTGCCTAAGAGTATTTCGTCTTCTACACCAGAAGGGCCTCCTAAAATCAGTCCAAATTTGAGAAAGCAACCCTCATCACATGATCTTCACCTCTGTTCATCTCCTGGAAAACTGCCCATTTCACATGGCAAGATGTTGAGTTCCTTGTCTCAGAGTAAACCGCCTGCATTAAATAGTTTGCATCTGAATGAGGGAAAAAAACATGTTGCAGCTTTGGCGCATGGTAAAATCAATGCTCGTGAGCAAAAGAATGAGCCAAGAGCCGGTGAACCGAACTTAACATTTGAAAGTTTCTTGTCAGAGCTGCGAGACGTTAAGCTTCAAAAACCGGAACATTGCCCTTGCCGGCAAAGAAGTTGCTTGGAAATTTCTCAATGTACAGAGTCCAGGACTTCATTTGATGAACAAATAAGTAAAGAAATTGGGAGCAAATTGTCTGCTTGCTGTTCTCCTCGAGAGTGTCACTCAGGAGAACTCTCTGCTCGTATTTCACACTTGTTTCCCCAGTCTACTGTTGCCACAGTTCCCACTGAATTTGCCACCATTGCACCCTCTGTAGGGATTTGTTCAGCGTTTAAGGAGAAGACCACAAGGCATTCATTTTCAGTTGAAAATTCCGAAAAAACGCGACCTGATGTTTCCAAAGACCCCACTTTTAGAGGAAGACATCTATCCCCTATTCATCGGTTCAGTTTTAACCTTGGGAGAACGAGTAGAAGTTTAAGTTTTAAGGAGGGGTTGGCTGTTGCACAACTGAATCCTGTGCATACTGCTGCCAAATCCGAAACTGCAAATCCCGAAGTCATCTCTACTGTGAATAACTTTGATAGAGACACGGCAAACTCTAGAACCAAAGGGAGGTCCAGCCCTTTAAGAAGATTGATCGACCCATTGCTGAAGCACAAAGGAGCTCAATCGAAGACTGTTAGCGTGCAGTcgatatctggtgatatggccACCAAGGGACTGTCTCGGGATAAGAAGCCTGGTACATCAACTTTGAAGGCTCTTTTCCATCTGACGTTGAAGAATGAACTCCCTTTCTTTAACTTTGTGGTCGAAAATAGAGTAGACAAGCTAGCAGCTGTTATGCATAGGCATCAACAATCTGGAAAGAGTGACAACTGCAAGGTTTTTGCATTCTATTCTCTTCACGAGATTAGGAAAAAGGGTATGAACTGGATAAGCCAAGGATCAAAGGCTACGGATTCCAGCGGTCTTGGTTACAGTATCGTTGGTCAGATGAAAATTTCAAGCTCTGGCACTACCGAGGATTCTGGTCAATGTGTCGTGAGAGAATGTGTCTTATATGGTATTGATCCACGGGAGATAATCGAGCAAACCCATGAGTTTTTACCCAACAAGGAGATTGCAGCCATTGTTGTGAAGAACTCAGTTGAAAAGCTTAATGAAAAAGAACTAACTCTCGCAAACGGATTTCACAATGGgaatacacaagaaaatgaaatTTCTAAGAGTACAGTAGTCATCCTTCCAAGTGGTGTTCATGGTACACCCATTAAAGGTGCACCATCACCACTAATTAGCCGATGGAGATCTTGTGGAGCATGTGATTGTGGAGGGTGGGATATCGGCTGCAAGCTACGAGTCCTTACTAGCCACCATGACAACTGTTGCAAGATTATGAAACAATCAATTTCCAAGTCTTCTACTGATCTTGTTAATTTTTTCGCGCAGGTAAAAATTTTACAATGCTTCACGTCACTACTTTACCTCTCATATCAGAAACTTGGTACATTACTTTTTGGATTAAATTACGCATCTGACAGGAGGGACAGCACAAGAACAGGCCTGTTCTCACATTGGAGCCAGTTGGCAATGGATTTTACTCTGTTGCATTCGATGTGTCCATTTCTCTTTTAGAGGTATTTGCCACATGTGTAGCATCTGCAACCTGTTGTAAGTTTTATAAAATCTTGGATGCGAATGAGCGATCAGACACAGAATTCACCCCAGAATTTAATATGGGAACTGCTGAGATGAAAAGTTCGACATTCCAAGAGCCACGGCCTGCAGAGTATTCTGCATGTCCGCCCTTGTCACCGGTTGGAAGGATCTGACGAgatgaaccaagaaatcagcATTTAGATATTTGATCTCGAATTAGTGAGGCCAGTTATAGCTATCGAAGAGAGTATAATTGGCGTTTGACACTAATTCGATTTGGTTTCAGTGTAAATGGCAGAGAACGAAGAATGGTGGTATGTCTTTTGACCTGTGGAGCGTTGTCAAGGGATCAGCTAATGTAGAAATGTCGTGCGTTCTTGTCTCACCTGTGTCCTCTGTAAAGTTCTGTTTTTGATATTAATCGTATTGCTCGGGTTGGTATATGTCCGAGCACTAGTTTCTTAATAAAATGATCTACAGCCAATGCTTGGGGGTATACTCGATATATAGGGCATCCATTGGAAATCAATTTTTACATTGACATGATTAGCATAATTCCCCAGCATAACAAAACTGCGATCTAGCCACTtgccaaaataaaataaattattattatcaaaACTTAAAGCTTACACATGATAGCACAATTCCACGGCACTGTACCTCTAGCATTACATTTAAAGTAGAACCCGAAACGTGTTTGGATACGACGATCTCGATCACAAGTCAACATACGATGCATGGTGAATACAAATGTGCCATTGGCCATTAACCTTCTCAAAGACATTCGACGTAAAATGTCTTCCCCAGCTGCTGCCTTTTGTTTTAACCATTTCAATGCACGTAACATACCCTACATCGCCTCTAACATGGACTTGAACATCCTTTGTCTCGATTTCTAGAGGGAATTCATAGTCTGCCCAAACAAATTCCCAGCTCCCCATCACAAGGTCATAACCAGATATGCCACTTACACCAGGGTGTACAACACACACATGCTCACCCTTCGACCAGAGAGCTTGCATAGCAGCCAAATCGCCATTTCTGAATGAATTGTAAAATCTAGCATTTGCTGCTAATACTGCAGCCTTGCTGTCTTCCTGGAGAAGTCGAAGGCTATCCCTGAGTTTTGCGGCTTGAGCATAGTTCTCTTGGTCGATAGCAACCTGCAATTCTCGCTCCAGTGTCTGCTCATTTAGTAAGATGCTTTCTCCACTCAGGGTTCCACCGGACTCCTCTCTCGTGACTTGACATGATATCAATGAGCGTGATCTTGAAGATTTCATCAAAGGTGCTGTTCTGaacaagaaaagaattagaTATATATTTAagctgaaattaaaaaaaaaaaaaaaaaaccttaaaACAAGGGTAAAGTGGAAAATATAACACGTCAACCAAGGATAACTATTTTAGCCGATGCACGAGGCTGGGGCGCTGCAAAATGACAAATGCACCCAGGATAACATGGTCTTTCTATTTAAGCCAGAGCCCTAGGGTCATCGCAAAATTATAGGGGCTCCAAAGCTTTTCAGTGCTACCAAATAAGTTTGaattgaatttaaatttttaaagctCGCGAGGTATTCAACAAATGTTTTGAACCAAAATCGACACTATTAGTTTAATTCACCATCTTGTGCGCGTGAACTTCAGGGTGAGAAATAATACAGCCGAGGGTAGTAATTCCACGAATTTTTACCATTGCAAGCCGGTGAGATTTTAGCTCCTACTCCAAAATTTgcatccaaaaataaattccatTGCTTGTGAGGGCACACGAAGTTTCGTTCTCCAGTATCAAGCATCACCTATAACCATTACAATTGCAATTTGAAACCACTGAAATCACTTCCTAAAAATAAATGGATACTTGAACTAAACCATactattttcaacaaaaataacgtaaatcaaattatttttaaaataaatagttttGAAGGAATTAATAAACAATTTGCTGCATTTGATGAAAGAGTGAAGATAAAATTTTCCCATATACAATTATTATATTCAAAACCTAACTACAAAATAAACTAAAGGCCATTCATAACTCGAAACTCAGCAGACTAAAGCTCTACTCAAAATGAAAACGTTGGAACATCAATTACATGGTTGAAGAAACTAGGTCTGTTGATTCGAGGATTCAACGAGACAGCAGAAAGACTCGACGCCTCCACTGCAGAAATCATCTCACCAGCTGCCAACAAAGAGTCAAATTAACTAAAAATCAGAATCAAACATCATAAAATCGAGTGATAAATCCAAAATAAAGAGATAAAATTCAACACCGGCAAAAAAATATTTGGTTTTCGACGCGATTGATAAGGGAGAACTCCGAGTTGGTTCGATTGGCAAGAGACCTTGCCGAGGAATGGTAGGTCTAGAGCCGTATTGTTTTGGGCTGCGCTGGTGGGCTTTCTTAATGATTGGGCTGaagtcaaattttattttttaatctttcTTGTCTGTTgggttataattttaaaatacacttaaacaTACAAAATTCAGTTTTTGATACAAAAAAACATTAAATTTCCTTCCCCGAGAGctcaaacatttaaaaaaaaattgaaacataAAAGTAtagattttgaaaaaaataataattaaacatgaTGGTTATAagttgaataaaaaattaatattttattaaattggtaTATAATCCATACATCACATGCCAAAATTGATAAAaccaataatgcaatcaaatgtGCCCCACTAGTTGGCGGAATCCTTTGGTGGTTAAATCTCCTCGAGGCCAGCCGCCAGTCTCCCTACTTAAAAAGGCTCGACCAATTATTGGATTCTTtgaacataaatattaaaattaatgtGAGATTATTGATACAAATTTGGTTAGgagtttttaaatatttgtgaatgggtaaatatttaattttcaatattttgagGGGAAAAAATTTTGTTTAAGCATTGTAAAATCAGTGGAAATTGTACATTCTTTCAAAAGATTCTAAAACAATCTCACAAACTATGTTTTCATGTGACTTGTCCGTGATGTAAAATGAACTAGTCTTAATCCCAAACAAAATATTACATACATATTTATTCTATAATGAATCTTGCTATTTAAAATGGGAATTGACGGGTGGATCGATCAATAACTCAAATAGTAAATCTTTTGTGAACAGTTTCAAAAATCTTTATTCATGAGATGAGTCAATCatgttcatatttataataataagaaatattgttttttataaaaaacaatattttttcatgagcgactcaaataagatatatgtctcatcaAATTGATTCGTGAGAatgcttcaatttttttttttttgtgtaatttaatTTGGAGTTTGGATGATATATCGGACTTTGGAAGCTTCATCTACATCCACTATTATTAGTTATTTTAGGTGTACATGACCAATtcggtaatttttttttaaaaaaaattctacttTAGTATGATTTTACATATTTATtcaaacaaatttttaaataagCATTTTAAAAATGGGATAAGTGGCAACAATAGAATTAACATGAATGTAGGTTCGAATATCATAAGTGGTATTTGAAAGTCGCTGCctatgtttgttgtttgagtacgtctcttgtgagacagtttcGGAAATCTATTAATGAgacaggtcaatcctaccgatattcacaataaaaagtaatactcttattataaaaagtaatattttcacgcatgactcaaataagagatccgtctcacaaaatacgatccgtgagaccgtctcacgcaaGTTTTTGCCTCGTTATTTGTTTTGGATATATTATCAAAATCATTTATCTTTTCGTCTCACGCAAGTTTTTGCCTCGTTATTTGTTTTGGATATATTATCAAAATCATTTATCTTTTCCATTGCCTTCTAATCATTTTAATATGGAGTgagtctcacggatcataatttgtgagacgggtcaaccctaactatattcacaataaaaagtaatattttttcatgggtgacccaaataaaagattcgtctcacaaatacgacccgtgagaccgtctcacacaagtttttacctttaATATGAGATTCACTTATTACTCTTCATTAATCCGTTGTGTGAGAAAAAACAAAATCTCAAAATAATTATTCGTAAACATGCAATCTTCTTCTTTTCACACATATATGCATTtagttttaattgattaaaaaaCATAGAGGAATAAAtttttgagtgggtctcatgtgagatcgtctcacggatattaatatgtgagacgggtcaaccctacctatattcacaataaaaaataatactcttagcataaaaaattatattatttcatggatgatccaaataagagatccgtctcacaaattcgacccgtgagaccgtctcacacaagtttttacctaaaTTTTTtacattcatatcaaacattcatatcatacatggcaaaaacttgcgtgagacggtctcacggatcgtatttgtgagacggatctcttatttgggttatccatgaaaagtattactttttatgttaagagtattactttttattgtgaatatggttagggtcgatccgtctcacagattaaaatccgtgagacggtctcacataagactcactcatCATACATATGTcttaaatatcatatatttcttAGAAAACCCTATTTTAAAGACGCTTTCTTAtgctatattatattatatttaatttaatttataatatcataattttcttggCTTGAAAAACATATatacttttaaaaaatttattcacATTCTTCCCTCTCCCCCAAGTGAATCTCAACTCTCTCCGTGAACAACTCGCTTTTCTCCAGACATTGGAGACGAATCAAAACGATACTCGTATAAATTTTGTGTGTCGGAGAGAAACataagaagaagaaagaaactgCGATGAGAAATGGCGgaaaaagaagagagaaaaaCCAGCTATAACGGCTTACATACCCACCACTTGTAAGAGAGAGAAAGAGAGGTTCCTTTTGCGAATTTagtttcaaaattcaaatttcttTTGGCACTGCCAGCGAAGACATCGATCATTATCTACAAGGCCCTCGATTTGGCAACTGGGTTTTTGCTTTTTTCCTTTTAATTATCTTGGGGGCGgtatctttttcttttcttggtGGGTTCTTGATCGGATACAGAAACGCGGTGATTTTTTGGTGGATGATTGTTCAGATTGCGGGAAGGGTCTTCTTGTGATGTAATATGGAATCGCTGTTATCCAAAACATACGTAGAAGATATGTCGTTTTACATTGGTCCCGGGGCTTCAAAGGTTCGCCCTTCCCCCCCTTTAGTGAAGCATTTTGTGCTCTTCTTAGTTTGATTTCATGTtatttatctctgattgtttaATCGACGGGTGTTGTTTGCTTTTGTGATCCGAAGTTGTGGAAGAGAATTTGCGCGGAAACTACTACAGAAATCAACCTTCTCGCAGAAAATTGGAAATATATTTTAGGGGGTCTCATCTGTCAGGTTTGTTCCTTTCTAATGTATATTTTGATAGCCTAATATGTGGTTGCTTATAATGATTAATTTGTTGGTGCGGATCAATTTCGATACAGGCAACAATTTGACATGAGAACATGCAATGTGAAAACCCGTTTTAAATTCATTGTAATCCTGCCTGATTCGGTATTTTTTGCTCAAAGTACTTACGGTCAGGAATTCGGGATCCAGTTCTCATTCAAAGATTAGGTATCTCGTTACAATACATCGAAATGCTTATCCGTTTTGGCTTCTTAACGGAGAAAAAAAACATGACAGCTTATGTATCTAGAGATTAAAAATTGAACGGACCGAAAAATCTTTCCAGAACTTGGTTTGTAATCGTAGTAGTTGTTTCTTTCAAAGATTAATATGGCTTAGAATGAAATTTTAGTGGTGATGGATGAACTTGATTTTTGCTTGTTTGGATAGTACATTGTTTTAGTAATGCGGTGTTTTAGGTTGTTCAAATGCGGGCTTGCCATAACATCattgaaaaagtataattttgaCGTGGGTTTGCTAACAATGATAATATGCTTCGGTGCAAATCTCGTAACAAAGGGGTATACAGTGGAAATGGTCCAAAATCATGGTTGTTTAGTCCCCATGAATAGTAAGACCAATTGTATTTCTTCCATCTTTTGTAAGTTTTAAAGGAATCCGTGGTTAATTATGAGGCAATCACGCCATGCAGACTAATTTTGTTCAAGCATTATGGAAATCGACCAAATAATATCATAAGTTTCTTGTCATTCTCCATGCTTtcgacaatttttttaaaaaaaaattatggggCAGTTTAATTTAATGCGTTGATTTGCTCTAGTTTGGGGACGTTTCGATCTTTTGAATTGCTGAAAGTTGCTTCTTAACAAAGTTGGTATCTAGT from the Primulina eburnea isolate SZY01 chromosome 3, ASM2296580v1, whole genome shotgun sequence genome contains:
- the LOC140826193 gene encoding uncharacterized protein — its product is MSYNGIQQQQKSLKPSPQDRGHDLDQRKIMIQEPLSVVKEKTPSLPRTGKRLQVQEKHKLEHPFGQPYLDPSCLLKQKASDEHVIQYKSSENMAHNNDELVKNMLNLPGFLQREEKKKNIQEKALNFGVLDWESLEKWKFNERMPGKYIRKTSLPKSISSSTPEGPPKISPNLRKQPSSHDLHLCSSPGKLPISHGKMLSSLSQSKPPALNSLHLNEGKKHVAALAHGKINAREQKNEPRAGEPNLTFESFLSELRDVKLQKPEHCPCRQRSCLEISQCTESRTSFDEQISKEIGSKLSACCSPRECHSGELSARISHLFPQSTVATVPTEFATIAPSVGICSAFKEKTTRHSFSVENSEKTRPDVSKDPTFRGRHLSPIHRFSFNLGRTSRSLSFKEGLAVAQLNPVHTAAKSETANPEVISTVNNFDRDTANSRTKGRSSPLRRLIDPLLKHKGAQSKTVSVQSISGDMATKGLSRDKKPGTSTLKALFHLTLKNELPFFNFVVENRVDKLAAVMHRHQQSGKSDNCKVFAFYSLHEIRKKGMNWISQGSKATDSSGLGYSIVGQMKISSSGTTEDSGQCVVRECVLYGIDPREIIEQTHEFLPNKEIAAIVVKNSVEKLNEKELTLANGFHNGNTQENEISKSTVVILPSGVHGTPIKGAPSPLISRWRSCGACDCGGWDIGCKLRVLTSHHDNCCKIMKQSISKSSTDLVNFFAQEGQHKNRPVLTLEPVGNGFYSVAFDVSISLLEVFATCVASATCCKFYKILDANERSDTEFTPEFNMGTAEMKSSTFQEPRPAEYSACPPLSPVGRI
- the LOC140826194 gene encoding uncharacterized protein gives rise to the protein MISAVEASSLSAVSLNPRINRPSFFNHVMLDTGERNFVCPHKQWNLFLDANFGVGAKISPACNAPLMKSSRSRSLISCQVTREESGGTLSGESILLNEQTLERELQVAIDQENYAQAAKLRDSLRLLQEDSKAAVLAANARFYNSFRNGDLAAMQALWSKGEHVCVVHPGVSGISGYDLVMGSWEFVWADYEFPLEIETKDVQVHVRGDVGYVTCIEMVKTKGSSWGRHFTSNVFEKVNGQWHICIHHASYVDL